A window of the Streptomyces formicae genome harbors these coding sequences:
- a CDS encoding DUF317 domain-containing protein, with amino-acid sequence MEASLHPDFPFRPTTPTTVPPAYWVGPRHLAGDDGRLYDTVADTLTDLGWTSLAIVRGRRELSEALEDREILRSTVLHISPDSLRWAQWVLPDEPFHLGNLPIAWQVSARTDMSSTLAQWSAYFTPDVPGEVLADFLVALDARDQPGVPLSGPELVLDAVAAHGWLRDIDEPGAGAMDPTFASHFHLGQVPPLIQDADPLALVAEPDEAALAGWQAWAEPVPGTGYLWAASFSSSVPHDLVAAFAGSLSSSAPVLRRVLPESTRDRLLRAPAS; translated from the coding sequence TTGGAGGCGTCCCTGCACCCCGACTTCCCGTTCCGCCCGACCACCCCGACCACGGTCCCGCCCGCTTACTGGGTCGGTCCCCGGCACCTGGCTGGTGACGACGGACGCCTGTACGACACCGTCGCTGACACGCTCACCGACCTGGGCTGGACGAGCCTGGCGATCGTCCGCGGGCGACGGGAGCTGAGCGAGGCGCTGGAGGACCGTGAAATTTTGCGCAGCACCGTCCTGCACATCAGCCCCGACTCCCTGCGGTGGGCGCAGTGGGTCCTGCCGGATGAGCCGTTCCACCTGGGGAATCTGCCGATCGCCTGGCAGGTCTCCGCGCGTACGGACATGAGCAGCACGCTCGCCCAGTGGTCTGCCTACTTCACGCCCGATGTCCCAGGGGAGGTCCTCGCCGACTTCCTCGTTGCACTCGACGCCCGCGATCAGCCCGGTGTGCCACTCAGCGGCCCGGAGCTGGTCCTCGACGCCGTTGCGGCGCACGGTTGGCTGCGTGACATCGACGAGCCCGGCGCGGGGGCGATGGACCCGACCTTCGCCTCCCACTTCCACCTTGGCCAGGTGCCGCCCCTCATTCAGGACGCCGACCCGCTAGCCCTCGTGGCCGAGCCTGACGAGGCGGCTCTGGCCGGGTGGCAGGCATGGGCCGAGCCGGTGCCTGGCACAGGCTATCTGTGGGCCGCGTCGTTCAGCAGCAGCGTGCCGCACGATCTCGTCGCCGCGTTCGCCGGTTCGCTCAGTTCCAGCGCGCCGGTACTGCGCCGGGTATTGCCGGAGAGCACACGCGACCGGCTCCTGCGCGCTCCAGCCAGCTGA
- a CDS encoding relaxase/mobilization nuclease domain-containing protein yields MIPSIHKRGSETIGLIRYLYGPGTHEEHTDPHLVAAFDPLTPDPGRDPQATYGQLQRLLDQPVNALPAARRPKKHVWHLSVRASPEDPILCDEDWTAIARRMVAATGIAPDGDDAACRWAAVRHADDHIHIVATLVRDDGRRPRLHNEARRAQAEARAIEADYGLRRVPPGDGTAAKRPTSAERHKAERQGRERPAREELRETVRRAVAGATSEEEFFERLAAAGLLIRKRVAPSGDLLGYKVALPDDRSKDDEPVFYPGSKLAPDLSLPRIHERWTLPAEAAASVGGSRPEEPALPPVTGPAFARRRTTAATWQALLIIDHGDDGTAAAQIAAAGEVLDALAKTSAAHTRAELREAAFVFERASRSHVKAVRGHDRALRQAARDLVHSGPALGRGEDGATTAMLIDMALFLAIAAANWHAKRHHSQQAAAARQAAEHLSAAYQAAAAHPMVILCQRGHRLTPRVRQRQAALLHQVLPKLAERIRAEPGWPALAATLDDAQRAGHDPAALLAEATQRRELDTATSISDVLVWRLRRSAHLAALPEGSHGTPTRGSRRTVSPAPSTQPAPSSANDSNRRR; encoded by the coding sequence GCTACCTGTACGGCCCTGGCACTCACGAAGAGCACACCGACCCGCATCTGGTTGCCGCCTTCGACCCGCTCACTCCCGACCCCGGCCGCGATCCGCAGGCCACCTACGGGCAGCTTCAGCGGCTGCTTGACCAGCCCGTCAACGCCCTGCCCGCCGCCCGGCGCCCCAAGAAGCACGTGTGGCACCTGTCCGTGCGGGCCAGCCCGGAGGATCCGATCCTGTGCGACGAGGACTGGACTGCCATCGCCCGTCGCATGGTCGCAGCCACTGGCATCGCTCCCGACGGCGACGATGCCGCGTGCCGGTGGGCGGCCGTCCGGCATGCCGACGACCACATCCACATCGTCGCCACCCTGGTCCGCGACGACGGCCGACGGCCCCGCCTGCACAACGAGGCCCGCCGCGCCCAAGCCGAGGCCCGCGCCATCGAGGCCGACTACGGTCTGCGCCGCGTCCCGCCCGGGGATGGCACCGCTGCCAAGCGCCCCACCAGCGCCGAACGCCACAAAGCCGAACGCCAAGGCAGAGAGCGACCGGCGCGCGAGGAACTGCGGGAGACCGTACGTCGCGCGGTGGCCGGCGCGACCAGCGAGGAGGAGTTCTTCGAGCGGCTGGCCGCCGCCGGCCTGCTGATCCGCAAGCGGGTCGCCCCATCTGGCGACCTGCTCGGCTACAAGGTCGCGCTGCCCGACGACCGCAGCAAGGACGATGAACCGGTCTTCTACCCCGGTTCCAAACTCGCACCCGACCTCTCCTTGCCCCGCATCCACGAACGCTGGACCCTTCCAGCAGAGGCTGCCGCCTCGGTGGGTGGCTCCCGTCCAGAGGAGCCCGCCCTGCCGCCCGTGACAGGTCCAGCGTTCGCGCGGCGCCGGACCACCGCCGCCACATGGCAGGCCCTGCTGATCATCGACCACGGCGACGACGGCACAGCAGCAGCCCAGATCGCCGCAGCGGGGGAGGTCCTGGACGCGCTCGCCAAGACCTCCGCCGCCCACACCCGCGCTGAACTCCGCGAGGCGGCCTTCGTGTTCGAGCGGGCCAGCCGCTCCCACGTGAAGGCCGTACGCGGGCACGACCGCGCCCTGCGCCAGGCCGCCCGCGATCTCGTCCACAGCGGTCCCGCACTCGGCCGCGGCGAAGACGGCGCCACCACCGCCATGCTCATCGACATGGCCTTGTTCCTCGCCATCGCCGCGGCGAACTGGCACGCCAAGAGGCACCACAGCCAGCAGGCAGCCGCCGCCCGACAAGCCGCCGAACACCTCAGCGCCGCCTACCAGGCCGCCGCAGCCCACCCCATGGTCATCCTCTGCCAGCGAGGCCATCGTCTGACCCCGCGTGTTCGGCAGCGGCAAGCCGCCCTTCTCCACCAGGTGCTGCCGAAGCTGGCCGAACGAATCCGGGCCGAACCCGGCTGGCCCGCCCTGGCCGCCACCCTCGACGACGCCCAGAGAGCCGGCCACGACCCGGCCGCCCTGCTCGCCGAAGCCACCCAACGGCGCGAGCTCGACACCGCCACGTCAATCAGCGACGTCCTCGTCTGGCGCCTGCGCCGCAGCGCCCACCTGGCCGCCCTACCCGAAGGCTCCCACGGCACCCCGACCCGAGGCAGTCGGCGCACCGTGTCCCCGGCGCCCTCCACACAGCCGGCGCCCAGCTCAGCGAACGACTCCAACCGTCGGCGCTAA